The window GACCACCACCATCCGGCTGATGCTCGGACTCGCCTCCGCCACTTCCGGCTCGGTCCGGCTCCTGGGCCAGGAGATGCCGGGCCAGCAACACAGGGTGTTGCCCCGCGTGGGAGCCTTGGTGGAGGGGCCGGCGTTTTACCCGTTCCTCTCCGGCGCGGCCAACCTGCACCGCTTCGACGCCGCGGACCCGCGCGTTCCCGCCGCCACCCGCACAGCCCGCGTTCAGTCGGCGCTGGAGCGGGTGGGCCTGACGCACGCCGCGGATAAGAAGGTCCGGGCGTACTCGCTGGGCATGAAGCAGAGGCTCGGCATCGCCAATGCCCTGCTGGCTCCCCGTGAACTCCTGATTTTGGACGAACCGACCAACGGACTCGATCCGCAAGGCACCCGGGAGGTCCGCAGCTTGGTCCGCTCGCTGGCTGCCGACGGCGCCACAGTGTTTGTCTCCAGCCACCTTCTGGCCGAGGTGGAACAAATCTGCACCCACGCGGCCATCATGAGTGCGGGCCGGCTCGTGGCGCAGGGCACCCTTGCCGAACTGCGGGGCGGCGGCCAGGCCCGCATCCGGGTCCTGACGCCCGACACCGGGACTGCGGCCCGGGTGCTGACAGGGCTGGGCCTGGGCGCACCCGTCAGCGGTGCCGGTGATGTGATCTTCGCGCCGGTCCCTTCCCCCGCGGGGCCCGCGGCCGTGGCACCGGAGGCTGTGGTTGCCGCGCTGGTGGCTGCGGGCGTCCGGGTGCGGGGCTTCGCCACCGAACAGGTGAGCCTTGAGGAACGTTTCGTGGCGCTGACCGGGGAAGGGTTTGACGTTGCCCAGTAAGGAGCCCGGCGCCGCCACGCCTGCCCGGGGAAGCACCTGGGGCCGCGGGCTGCTGGCATCGGAGCTGGGCGTCCTATTCCGACGCCGCCGCACCTGGGCCATGCTGTGTGCGCTGGCCGCCATCCCCATCCTGATCGCCGTGGCGGTCCGGGTATCCTCCGCTGTCCCGGCCGGAAGGGGCCCGGCCTTTTTGGACCGGATCTCCCAGAACGGTCTGTTCGTCGGGGTGACCGCCATGCTCGTCTCGGTGCCGTTGTTCCTGCCCCTGACTGTAGGGGTGGTGGCAGGGGACACCGTAGCCGGTGAGGCCGGGCAAGGAACCTTGCGCTATTTGCTGGTGGCCCCCGCCGGCCGGGTCCGGTTGCTGCTGGTGAAATACGCGGGGGCGGTGGTGTTCGCCGTCGCGGCGCCGCTGGTGGTGGCGCTGGCGGGGGCCGCGATCGGCGCTGCGCTTTTTCCGGTGGGGCCGGTCACGCTGCTGTCCGGAACCACGATCGAACCGCCCGAGGCGCTGCTGCGGCTGGCGCTGATCGCCGGGTATCTTGCCGTCTCGCTCATGGGACTCTCGGCGATCGGGCTCTTTGTTTCGACGCTGACCGACGTGCCGGTCGGGGCGATGGCGTCCACCGTGGTGCTCTCGGTGGTTTCGCAGGTCCTGGATGCCCTGCCGCAGTTGGAGTGGCTGCACCCGTGGCTGTTCAGCCACTATTGGCTGGATTTCGCTGACCTGCTGCGCCAGCCTGTCGCCTGGGACTCTTTCCTGGCCAATGCGCTGTTGCAGGGCGGCTACGTCGCTGTGTTCGGCGCCCTGGCCTACGGCAGATTCGTGACCAAAGACGTGCTGTCTTAGACGTTCAGCACCCGGACGCTCAGTACCGGGCTGCGACAGGGTAAAGCTGCATGCCGGCCATGGAGGCGAGGTCCGTCACGGTGATTCCGGCGTCCTCGTTCAGCGCCTGGACAACGCGGCCGCCGCCCAGGTAGATCGCCACATGGTAGAAACCCGGGGCCGAGCCCCATACCAGCAAGTCCCCGGCCCTGGCCTGGGCCAGCGGAATATGCGCGGGGGCCTGGGCGAACTGCTGGGACGCGGTCCGGGGCAGGTACTTTCCGGCGGCGGCGAAGGCGTTCTGCACCAAGCCCGAGCAGTCGAATCCGTGCGACCCGGTTCCGCCGTACTGGTAGAAGTAGGGCGAGCCGACCTTGCCCAGCGCCACGGAGATGGCGGTCTGGTTGGATCCGCCCGGTGCCGGTGCCGGTGCCGGTGCCGGTGCCGGTGGGGGAGCGGGCGGGGCAGCGGGCCGGGGAACCGGGGCGGAACTGGCGCCGGCCGGCGGAGCGGGGGCCGGGAGAACCGGCGCCGGCCGGACGGGGCCCGCCGGAACTGCGGTTGCCGGCTGTGCCGGTGCGGGCTGTGCCGGTGCGGGCGGTGCGGGGGCCGGGGACTGTGGAGTCTGGTTTCCGCCGGCGGGAGCGGCCGAAGAGGCGTTTCCGGCGTCGGTCCGCGGCGCAGCGGCCTGGGCTGGAACCTGGTTCTGTGACGGGTCCTGGGCCGCGGCTGCGGTGACAGCCGCCAGTTGGTCCTCCCGTCGCTGCCGGTCCAGGGCATCGATGCGGGATGATTCCAGGGCCACGGTGGTGTTTTTGAGGGTGGCGAGCTGTTCGACAAGCAGTGTCCGCTGCGCCTTGGCTTCGGACACGGCCTGGCGCTGGGCGTCGTTGGCCTGCTCGGCGTCGCGCTTCCGCGATTCTGCTGTCCGTGCCGCCTCGTCGGCGGCCCGGTTGGCATCAGCGGCGGCGGCGGTCAGGGATTCGGCGGCCACTGCGGCGGTCTCGGCCGACTGGAAGGCGCGGGTCCGGCCGGCCGTGACGGCCTCCAGCGTGGCGGCCTGCTGCAGGGCGTTGCCGGTGCCGCTGACAAAGCTGCTCAAAGCCGGGTTCAGTCCGCCGTGGCGGTAAAGATCGCCGGCGAGCTGACCGATCTGCTGGCGCGTTTTCTGGTGCTCTGCTCCGGCGGCGGCAGCTTTGGCCGCGGCAACCTCGGCGGCGTCGCGCCGGCTTTGCAGTTCCACGAGCGCTTCGCCGTAGGCGTTGTTGGCCTGCAGGGAGGCGGAAAGACCGGCGTCCTGGGCCGCGGAAGCATCCGCCAGGAGCTGATCAATCGTGGTGACCTGGGCCGCCGTCGCGCCTTCGCTGGACTTGGCGGCGGCAATCTGGTCCGGTGATGGAAGGTCCGGCGCCGCGGGAACTCGTGCTGCCGGGACCTGGCGGGCCGGCGGGAGCGGAGCCGCGTTCGCCGGGACGGCCAGCGCTCCCAGAAGGAGAACGGCGGCGCCGAGCACAGCCGTTTTTCGGCCGGAACCGGTCCAAGTCATGGGCAAACCTCGCTGCAGGGTCGGGCTGGAGCGGGTGAACGTGGCTTCCGGCGCGGAGAAACTCCGCGGCTGAACCCCCAGCACGGTCGAGGCTACGTGTCAGATGTCACTTTGGCAACATAAGTCACATCAGTAACATAAACAACAACAGTGTCATTTGCGCACATTCCGTCGGGTGTGTCTGACTGGCCAGGGGCGTTCGTGCGGGGCTTTGGTGTTGCTGCCCGGGAACCGGGCTCAGGCGTGCTGGTGCGATTCGTGCTCGGCGTGCGAGGCAGGCTCCAGCTGGAAGGTGCAGTGCTCGGTGTCAAAGTGCGAGCCCAAGCAGGTGACCAGTGTGTCCAGGACCTGGTCCGCGCCGCGGGCGCCGAGAGCGGCGTCCTCCACCACCACGTGGGCGGAG is drawn from Micrococcaceae bacterium Sec5.8 and contains these coding sequences:
- a CDS encoding C40 family peptidase, whose amino-acid sequence is MTWTGSGRKTAVLGAAVLLLGALAVPANAAPLPPARQVPAARVPAAPDLPSPDQIAAAKSSEGATAAQVTTIDQLLADASAAQDAGLSASLQANNAYGEALVELQSRRDAAEVAAAKAAAAGAEHQKTRQQIGQLAGDLYRHGGLNPALSSFVSGTGNALQQAATLEAVTAGRTRAFQSAETAAVAAESLTAAAADANRAADEAARTAESRKRDAEQANDAQRQAVSEAKAQRTLLVEQLATLKNTTVALESSRIDALDRQRREDQLAAVTAAAAQDPSQNQVPAQAAAPRTDAGNASSAAPAGGNQTPQSPAPAPPAPAQPAPAQPATAVPAGPVRPAPVLPAPAPPAGASSAPVPRPAAPPAPPPAPAPAPAPAPGGSNQTAISVALGKVGSPYFYQYGGTGSHGFDCSGLVQNAFAAAGKYLPRTASQQFAQAPAHIPLAQARAGDLLVWGSAPGFYHVAIYLGGGRVVQALNEDAGITVTDLASMAGMQLYPVAARY
- a CDS encoding ATP-binding cassette domain-containing protein, which produces MSAAAPGAGLSIETTGLSKRFGRQLAVDSVNLAVPKGSVFGFLGPNGSGKTTTIRLMLGLASATSGSVRLLGQEMPGQQHRVLPRVGALVEGPAFYPFLSGAANLHRFDAADPRVPAATRTARVQSALERVGLTHAADKKVRAYSLGMKQRLGIANALLAPRELLILDEPTNGLDPQGTREVRSLVRSLAADGATVFVSSHLLAEVEQICTHAAIMSAGRLVAQGTLAELRGGGQARIRVLTPDTGTAARVLTGLGLGAPVSGAGDVIFAPVPSPAGPAAVAPEAVVAALVAAGVRVRGFATEQVSLEERFVALTGEGFDVAQ
- a CDS encoding ABC transporter permease, producing MPSKEPGAATPARGSTWGRGLLASELGVLFRRRRTWAMLCALAAIPILIAVAVRVSSAVPAGRGPAFLDRISQNGLFVGVTAMLVSVPLFLPLTVGVVAGDTVAGEAGQGTLRYLLVAPAGRVRLLLVKYAGAVVFAVAAPLVVALAGAAIGAALFPVGPVTLLSGTTIEPPEALLRLALIAGYLAVSLMGLSAIGLFVSTLTDVPVGAMASTVVLSVVSQVLDALPQLEWLHPWLFSHYWLDFADLLRQPVAWDSFLANALLQGGYVAVFGALAYGRFVTKDVLS